In a single window of the uncultured Dysgonomonas sp. genome:
- a CDS encoding DNA replication/repair protein RecF — translation MILERLSILNYKNIEQAELTLSPKINCFLGSNGMGKTNLLDAIYYLSFSKSHNNPIDSQNILHDAEFAVIQGWYEIGDKQEEFFCSLRRKQKKQFKRNKKEYERLSDHIGLLPLVMVSPSDTELINGGSDERRKFMDLFLSQFDKEYLYSLIRYNKALQQRNALLKVDAPVDDTLLGLWDEQLANEGKIIYRKRKDFIDKFIPTFQKFYDFICSSNEKVELKYESHFENPDFPELLKSRRQRDKILGYTTAGIHKDDLDMQMDGYSIKRVGSQGQNKTYVVALKLAQFDFLHKATETTPVLLLDDIFDKLDSSRVEQIIKLVLDKDFGQIFVTDTNREHLDEILSRTNSNYHLYEVEKGEVIQKNIAL, via the coding sequence ATGATATTAGAGCGTTTATCCATACTTAACTATAAGAATATAGAGCAAGCCGAGCTTACTCTGTCGCCCAAGATAAATTGTTTCCTGGGAAGTAACGGTATGGGAAAAACCAATCTGTTGGATGCGATCTACTATCTGTCGTTCAGCAAAAGTCACAACAACCCTATCGACTCTCAGAATATACTGCACGATGCAGAATTTGCTGTTATACAAGGCTGGTATGAAATCGGAGATAAACAGGAAGAATTCTTTTGCAGCCTGCGCAGAAAACAAAAAAAACAATTCAAACGAAATAAGAAAGAATACGAACGGTTGTCGGACCATATCGGTTTATTGCCGTTGGTAATGGTTTCGCCTTCCGACACCGAACTGATAAACGGAGGTAGCGACGAGCGACGCAAGTTTATGGATTTGTTCCTTTCTCAATTCGATAAAGAATACCTGTACTCGCTTATCCGGTACAACAAGGCTCTGCAACAGAGGAATGCGTTGCTGAAAGTGGATGCCCCGGTCGACGATACCCTTCTCGGCCTTTGGGACGAGCAACTGGCCAATGAGGGAAAGATTATCTATAGGAAGAGGAAGGATTTTATCGATAAATTTATTCCTACATTCCAGAAGTTTTATGATTTTATCTGTTCTTCGAACGAGAAGGTGGAGCTGAAATACGAATCCCATTTCGAAAATCCCGATTTCCCGGAATTGCTTAAATCAAGAAGGCAGAGGGATAAAATTTTAGGTTATACAACTGCCGGCATACATAAAGATGATCTGGATATGCAGATGGACGGCTATTCTATTAAGCGTGTTGGTTCGCAGGGACAGAATAAAACGTATGTAGTGGCATTGAAGCTGGCGCAGTTCGACTTCCTGCACAAAGCCACTGAGACTACTCCTGTATTATTGCTGGATGATATTTTCGACAAACTGGATTCGTCCCGGGTGGAGCAGATTATTAAACTGGTACTGGATAAAGATTTCGGGCAGATATTCGTAACCGACACTAATCGTGAGCATCTGGATGAAATACTCTCACGCACAAACAGCAACTATCATCTGTATGAAGTAGAAAAAGGCGAAGTAATCCAAAAGAATATTGCGCTATGA
- a CDS encoding polysaccharide deacetylase family protein, translating into MFIEQPPFIYRMLFPGAFWRKPVEGQKTIYLTFDDGPIPEITPWVLDLLDKYDIKATFFCVGDNVRKYPDIYKMVIDRGHRVGNHTFNHIQGIRKFSKRYLENTKLASEYIESDLFRPPHGHMRIPQFFTLRRYYKIVMWDVVTRDYSKRMTPENVLENVKKYTRDGSIIVFHDSLKAEKNMKYALPRSIEWLKEQGYTFKLL; encoded by the coding sequence ATGTTTATAGAACAACCGCCATTTATATACCGTATGCTCTTTCCCGGAGCATTTTGGAGAAAACCTGTTGAAGGTCAAAAGACAATATATCTCACGTTTGACGACGGGCCTATACCCGAAATCACGCCGTGGGTACTCGACCTGCTGGATAAGTACGATATCAAGGCTACTTTTTTCTGTGTGGGAGATAATGTAAGAAAGTATCCGGACATCTATAAGATGGTAATCGACCGTGGGCACCGCGTAGGCAACCATACTTTCAATCATATACAGGGTATCAGAAAGTTCTCGAAGAGATATCTGGAAAATACGAAGCTGGCATCGGAATACATTGAATCAGATCTGTTTCGCCCTCCTCACGGGCATATGAGGATACCGCAGTTCTTCACATTACGCAGATACTACAAAATCGTTATGTGGGATGTCGTCACACGGGATTACAGTAAACGAATGACTCCAGAAAATGTATTGGAAAATGTAAAGAAATATACCCGCGACGGCTCTATAATAGTATTCCACGATTCGTTAAAAGCCGAGAAGAATATGAAATATGCCCTGCCCCGCAGCATCGAATGGCTGAAAGAACAGGGCTATACCTTTAAGCTATTGTAA
- a CDS encoding thioesterase family protein → MKEIKPETFKETLPIQIRFSDIDALGHINNNVYFSYFDLGKTTYFETIKGKSDISWTDGLIVVAHIEVDFLSPVYYRENIVVDSKVTKLGDKSGVFLQQIRNVKNGEVKCRCKSVFVTYDAHTQASMPIPDTWRKIISEHEGLEEEKVLAE, encoded by the coding sequence ATGAAAGAAATAAAACCCGAAACGTTTAAAGAAACGCTTCCTATTCAAATCCGCTTCAGTGACATAGATGCTTTAGGGCATATCAACAACAATGTATACTTCAGTTATTTCGACCTCGGCAAGACTACATATTTCGAGACAATAAAAGGAAAATCCGATATCAGCTGGACAGACGGCCTGATTGTGGTCGCTCATATCGAAGTCGATTTCCTTTCCCCTGTATACTACAGAGAAAATATAGTTGTAGACTCGAAAGTCACCAAATTGGGAGATAAAAGCGGAGTATTTCTCCAACAGATAAGAAATGTAAAAAACGGAGAAGTGAAATGCCGTTGCAAATCTGTTTTCGTAACATACGATGCGCACACACAGGCATCGATGCCTATTCCTGATACCTGGCGAAAGATTATATCGGAGCATGAAGGACTGGAAGAAGAAAAAGTGCTGGCCGAATAA
- a CDS encoding porin family protein, producing MKTSLRLLIISIIILISGNANAQFFVEKQKYVTFQIRGGMNLSNVSAWKNEYGFKSGKVRFGYNFGGIADITLGNDVYLQTGLSFTTKGAKVNRLSTTAGNMEAKMEAMYIQLPIYFTYKFNFPNNTHFGFAMGPYVAYGIAGKTTLTTLDGTPESNKGNTFAGDGLWNRPDVGLGIELQAELSRFVFIIGSDTGFTRIWKREMLNDNLKVRNNSVYLSLGVKI from the coding sequence ATGAAAACATCCTTGAGGCTACTGATTATTTCAATTATAATACTGATAAGCGGCAATGCAAATGCACAATTCTTTGTTGAAAAACAAAAGTATGTCACCTTTCAGATAAGAGGTGGAATGAACCTCTCCAATGTTTCGGCATGGAAAAACGAATATGGATTCAAGAGTGGTAAAGTCAGGTTCGGATATAACTTCGGAGGTATTGCCGACATCACTTTAGGTAATGATGTCTATCTACAAACAGGACTTAGCTTCACCACCAAAGGAGCCAAAGTAAACAGGCTATCTACAACGGCAGGAAATATGGAAGCAAAAATGGAGGCGATGTATATCCAGCTACCCATCTATTTCACATATAAGTTCAACTTCCCCAACAATACCCACTTTGGCTTTGCCATGGGGCCATACGTGGCTTATGGAATAGCAGGAAAGACAACATTGACCACGCTCGACGGCACCCCCGAAAGCAATAAAGGCAATACATTTGCTGGTGACGGACTATGGAACAGACCCGATGTAGGACTAGGAATAGAATTACAGGCCGAATTATCGAGATTCGTTTTCATTATCGGCTCCGATACGGGTTTTACCAGAATATGGAAAAGAGAAATGCTAAATGACAATCTTAAAGTGAGAAACAATAGTGTCTATCTCTCTTTGGGTGTAAAGATATAG
- a CDS encoding DUF721 domain-containing protein produces the protein MRKRNTESIGEVLRQYFEENQFIKRKLAESRAVTGWPRLLGKMINSYTTNIYLRNGVLYVSLSSSVLRSELMMAKDRLITKLNEHAGMHVVNDIIFR, from the coding sequence ATGAGAAAACGGAATACGGAAAGTATAGGGGAAGTGCTAAGGCAGTATTTTGAGGAAAATCAATTTATAAAGAGAAAATTAGCCGAAAGCAGGGCTGTTACAGGCTGGCCGAGATTGCTTGGCAAGATGATTAATTCATATACGACAAACATTTACCTGCGAAACGGTGTTCTTTATGTGTCTTTGAGTTCATCCGTTCTCCGTTCCGAATTAATGATGGCAAAAGACAGGCTTATAACTAAATTGAATGAACATGCGGGTATGCATGTAGTAAATGATATCATATTCAGATAA
- a CDS encoding DUF2723 domain-containing protein produces MKRYNLINNVFGWFSFAVAAIVYLMTIEPTASFWDCGEFITSAFKLEVGHPPGAPFFMLTGKFFTLFASDTSQVAMMVNSMSALLSAATILFLFWTITHLAKKLIYSDTEQEMTLGQLIAIIGCGLIGALTYTFTDTFWFSAVEGEVYAYSSMFTALVFWLILKWENRADKEGSDKWLVIIAYAMGLSIGVHLLNLLCIPAIVLVYYFKKSKNVNLKGTLIALAGSLFLVVILMYGIIPGFTKVGGWFEKLFVNGFGLSYNTGALTYILLIVISIIWGLYETLSAKGNLNRAKVAFVICMALSGVTFIGDNILLWIALLGGLIAFFVLYKKISFRFLNTTILCLMVILIGYSSFALIPIRSIANTPMDQNSPENVFTLASYLNREQYGDRPLFYGKTYASSEKRDANGRLEPPVSEKQSFDKVVKKSPDQKDEYIVTGTIPTYGYTNTMLLPRMYSTEDRHLLGYQIWADIKDTSVPPTMFENMKFFFDYQLDFMYFRYFMWNFSGRQNDVQGQGGPSNGNWITGISFVDELLGRGPQGNLPPDIAENKGHNKYYMLPLILGILGIAFQLTRGKKGEQQFLVTFMLFFMTGMAIIIYLNQQPFEPRERDYAYAGSFYAFCIWIGFGVAFIWRLLKKVLPETPAAAIATVVTVLVPIQMAGQNWDDHDRSDRYTMRDFGMNYLRGCEPNSILFSMGDNDTFPLWYAQEVEGFRTDVRVCNLSYLQTDWYVDQMRRQAYDSSPLPIEWEEDRYHGDKGQSAYVFTKRDIERLLARDLQNTKESSAWAGRVNYADYYDTQAFKDTMEVSDVLNILKTMDNYAPRNPYVENGIIVPSSIFRMSIDESKVDWNALGTRPKPEFIFNLGDNKGGIYRQEMMIIDMLYNINKDDWKRPIYYAVTIGEPPLRLTTQSMLEGINYRITPGIVDSTGVNTDVMFDNMVNKYKWGGIENPKVYLDENNLRMCRTFRLMFDRLVTALLMEGKKDKAIQALDRCMEAIPANTVPRGGESVSFADAYYELGQPEKAQKVIDEILYRVDGNLQWYASMKQDLMINCTSDIRDLVNTEIQILDTYQRYDKARYEAYLEKVVANAELFMSNRVSFSDRSHPLDYLMRISMRGLYMVESDTALRKDAETKIERIGGMMQKYKPELLQKYYSK; encoded by the coding sequence ATGAAGAGATATAACCTGATAAACAACGTCTTTGGTTGGTTCAGTTTTGCTGTGGCCGCTATTGTTTATTTAATGACCATCGAACCTACAGCCAGCTTCTGGGACTGTGGCGAGTTTATCACGTCTGCCTTTAAATTAGAGGTGGGACACCCTCCTGGCGCACCTTTCTTTATGCTTACAGGTAAGTTCTTTACATTGTTTGCTTCCGATACATCACAGGTGGCAATGATGGTAAACAGTATGTCGGCATTGCTAAGTGCTGCTACTATCCTGTTCCTTTTCTGGACTATAACACATTTAGCCAAAAAGCTTATATATAGCGATACCGAACAGGAAATGACTCTTGGTCAGCTTATCGCTATCATCGGTTGCGGTCTTATCGGGGCTCTGACATATACGTTTACCGATACATTCTGGTTTTCGGCTGTGGAAGGAGAAGTTTATGCTTATTCATCTATGTTTACCGCACTGGTTTTCTGGTTGATACTGAAATGGGAAAACAGAGCGGATAAGGAAGGTTCCGACAAATGGCTGGTAATTATAGCTTATGCTATGGGATTGTCTATCGGTGTCCATTTGCTTAACCTGCTGTGTATCCCTGCTATTGTACTGGTATATTACTTTAAGAAATCGAAAAATGTAAACCTTAAAGGTACATTAATAGCTTTGGCCGGCTCTCTGTTTCTGGTGGTAATACTGATGTATGGTATCATACCGGGCTTTACCAAAGTAGGCGGTTGGTTTGAAAAACTATTCGTAAACGGATTTGGTTTGTCTTACAACACAGGAGCTCTTACATATATATTGCTAATAGTTATATCCATTATATGGGGACTTTATGAAACCCTTTCGGCTAAAGGCAACCTCAACAGGGCAAAAGTAGCATTTGTAATCTGTATGGCCCTAAGCGGTGTTACTTTCATCGGAGACAACATCCTCCTATGGATCGCATTGCTTGGCGGGCTTATAGCATTCTTTGTTCTTTACAAGAAAATCAGTTTCAGATTTCTGAATACGACCATACTTTGCCTGATGGTAATCTTGATAGGATATTCATCGTTTGCACTTATCCCTATCCGTTCCATTGCCAATACGCCGATGGATCAGAACTCTCCGGAAAACGTATTTACACTGGCCAGTTACCTCAACCGTGAACAATATGGCGACAGACCATTATTTTATGGCAAGACATATGCTTCTTCCGAAAAAAGAGATGCGAATGGCCGTCTTGAACCACCGGTGAGTGAAAAGCAAAGCTTCGATAAAGTCGTAAAAAAATCACCGGATCAAAAAGACGAGTATATAGTGACAGGCACTATTCCCACATACGGTTATACCAATACAATGTTGCTGCCACGTATGTACTCTACCGAAGACAGGCATCTGCTCGGTTATCAGATATGGGCCGACATAAAAGATACTTCCGTACCTCCGACAATGTTCGAAAACATGAAATTCTTCTTCGATTATCAGTTGGATTTTATGTACTTCCGCTATTTTATGTGGAACTTCTCAGGACGCCAGAATGACGTTCAGGGACAAGGTGGGCCTAGTAATGGAAACTGGATTACAGGCATTAGCTTTGTGGATGAATTACTCGGGCGTGGCCCTCAAGGCAACCTGCCTCCCGATATAGCAGAAAACAAAGGTCATAACAAATACTATATGCTGCCTCTTATACTCGGTATTCTGGGTATAGCATTCCAATTGACAAGAGGAAAAAAAGGCGAGCAGCAATTCCTTGTTACATTTATGCTGTTCTTTATGACAGGTATGGCCATTATCATATATCTCAACCAGCAACCGTTCGAACCGCGTGAGCGTGACTATGCATATGCCGGCTCGTTCTATGCGTTCTGTATCTGGATAGGATTTGGGGTTGCATTTATCTGGCGCCTGTTGAAGAAAGTATTACCGGAGACTCCGGCCGCCGCCATAGCAACTGTAGTTACCGTATTGGTTCCTATACAAATGGCGGGACAAAACTGGGACGATCATGACCGTTCGGACAGATACACGATGCGTGACTTCGGGATGAATTACCTGCGTGGTTGCGAACCAAACAGTATCTTGTTCTCGATGGGGGATAACGATACATTCCCACTGTGGTATGCTCAGGAAGTGGAAGGATTCCGCACCGATGTGCGTGTATGTAACTTAAGTTACCTGCAAACCGACTGGTATGTGGATCAGATGCGCCGTCAGGCATACGATTCTTCCCCTCTGCCAATAGAATGGGAGGAAGACCGCTATCATGGAGATAAAGGACAATCGGCTTATGTATTCACCAAACGTGATATAGAACGCCTGTTGGCGCGTGATTTGCAGAATACGAAAGAGTCTTCAGCATGGGCGGGAAGAGTCAACTATGCAGACTATTACGATACTCAGGCATTCAAAGACACTATGGAAGTGAGCGATGTGCTTAATATATTGAAAACGATGGATAACTATGCTCCGCGCAATCCGTATGTTGAGAATGGAATAATAGTTCCTTCAAGTATTTTCAGAATGTCAATCGATGAATCGAAAGTAGACTGGAATGCATTGGGTACAAGACCAAAACCTGAATTTATTTTCAATCTGGGAGATAATAAGGGCGGTATATATCGTCAGGAAATGATGATTATAGACATGCTTTATAATATCAATAAAGATGACTGGAAACGCCCTATATACTATGCCGTAACCATCGGTGAACCACCATTAAGATTAACTACCCAGTCGATGCTGGAAGGTATCAATTACCGTATCACACCGGGTATTGTAGACAGCACAGGAGTAAATACCGATGTGATGTTCGACAATATGGTAAATAAATATAAATGGGGAGGTATTGAAAATCCGAAAGTGTATCTGGATGAAAACAACCTTCGCATGTGCCGTACATTCCGCCTGATGTTTGATCGTCTGGTTACAGCCCTGTTGATGGAAGGAAAGAAAGACAAAGCTATACAGGCCCTGGATAGATGTATGGAAGCAATTCCGGCCAATACAGTTCCTCGCGGAGGGGAATCGGTTTCATTTGCCGATGCATATTATGAACTCGGGCAACCGGAAAAGGCTCAGAAAGTTATTGATGAAATCCTGTACAGAGTAGATGGCAACCTGCAATGGTATGCTAGTATGAAACAGGATCTTATGATAAATTGCACCTCCGATATCAGAGACTTGGTGAATACCGAAATCCAGATATTAGATACATACCAACGTTACGACAAGGCAAGATACGAAGCATATCTGGAAAAAGTAGTAGCCAACGCCGAACTGTTTATGAGCAACCGGGTTAGCTTTAGCGACAGAAGCCATCCGCTCGACTATCTGATGCGCATTTCGATGAGAGGCTTATATATGGTCGAAAGCGACACTGCTCTTCGCAAAGATGCGGAAACTAAGATAGAACGTATCGGAGGAATGATGCAGAAATATAAACCTGAGCTTTTACAAAAATATTATAGCAAATAA
- a CDS encoding DUF6146 family protein, with protein MKKHLLVILMLASLGCFGQQDIAVSVKMRTVDVLSSSNKVPDFRYLSHEKILLVGYAETKRIKVKNLPKPVFVIDGLVMDNDSVCRVDPNTIKSISIIKKEQAGIAGLLFKDYVIITTNFNEKETLEGLKEYEVIVFDAGYEAFLAIQKPIEFYSPFTLKARNAVMTSEWNTRCSLPSIYDSRIYESKVDYNSEIEYNMEVEYKLYMFFKYMEKEYNISLAGTML; from the coding sequence ATGAAAAAGCATTTATTGGTAATATTAATGCTGGCTTCTTTAGGTTGTTTTGGCCAACAAGACATAGCTGTTTCTGTAAAAATGAGAACGGTAGACGTATTATCATCTTCTAATAAAGTGCCGGATTTTAGGTATTTATCTCATGAAAAGATCTTACTAGTAGGATACGCTGAAACGAAAAGGATAAAAGTAAAAAATCTACCCAAGCCTGTATTTGTTATTGATGGTCTGGTAATGGATAATGATAGCGTTTGCAGAGTAGATCCAAATACAATCAAATCGATATCTATAATAAAAAAGGAACAGGCTGGTATAGCTGGTTTGCTTTTTAAGGATTATGTAATAATCACAACCAACTTTAATGAAAAAGAAACTTTGGAAGGCTTAAAAGAATATGAGGTTATTGTTTTCGATGCAGGTTACGAGGCATTTTTAGCCATACAAAAGCCAATAGAGTTTTATTCCCCGTTTACACTAAAGGCGAGAAATGCAGTTATGACTTCGGAATGGAATACCCGGTGTAGCCTTCCGTCTATTTATGATTCTCGTATTTATGAGAGTAAGGTAGATTATAATTCAGAAATCGAGTATAATATGGAGGTCGAGTATAAGTTATATATGTTCTTTAAATATATGGAGAAGGAATATAATATTTCGTTAGCAGGAACAATGCTATAA
- a CDS encoding metallophosphoesterase family protein — protein MRFLIIAQLFLFSLFIQSQNIPLKFNQNGNFKIIQFTDIHYQKKNPASAVAIELINEVLDTEKPDLVVFTGDIIYAKPVTEGLDDIFNPVIERKIPWAYIFGNHDDEHGMSRAELMDYAENKPFCLAQAGDKSLKGVGNYILEVKSSQESKNSAILYFFDSGAYTPIKGLGTYDWFAANQIEWYSNQSAAYTKENGGVPYPALAFFHIPLAEYPQMKAEKYDQLIGSKDEKECNGKLNTGMFAAMRQAGDVMGTFVGHDHDNDYIGNYHDIYLAYGRFSGGNTEYNNLGKNGCRVIELKEGKREFSTYIRLLGGEILYPVEYPKTFSNK, from the coding sequence ATGCGCTTTTTAATTATTGCCCAATTATTTCTTTTTTCATTATTTATCCAATCCCAGAATATACCGTTAAAATTTAATCAAAACGGAAATTTTAAGATAATACAGTTTACCGACATTCATTATCAAAAAAAGAATCCGGCTTCTGCAGTTGCCATTGAGCTGATAAATGAAGTGTTAGATACAGAGAAGCCTGATCTGGTTGTTTTTACAGGGGATATTATTTATGCAAAACCTGTGACAGAGGGGCTTGATGATATTTTTAACCCCGTTATAGAAAGAAAGATTCCGTGGGCATATATTTTCGGAAATCACGATGATGAACATGGAATGTCCCGGGCAGAACTAATGGATTATGCGGAAAATAAACCTTTCTGCTTAGCCCAAGCCGGAGATAAATCATTGAAGGGTGTGGGCAATTATATACTGGAAGTGAAGTCCTCGCAGGAAAGCAAGAATAGTGCAATCCTTTATTTCTTCGATTCAGGAGCATATACACCTATAAAAGGTTTGGGTACTTACGATTGGTTTGCCGCTAATCAGATAGAATGGTATAGTAATCAAAGTGCCGCATATACAAAAGAGAACGGAGGAGTTCCTTATCCTGCACTGGCCTTTTTCCATATCCCGTTAGCTGAATATCCTCAGATGAAAGCTGAAAAATATGATCAGCTAATAGGGAGTAAAGATGAGAAAGAATGTAATGGGAAACTGAATACCGGTATGTTTGCAGCTATGCGTCAGGCAGGAGATGTAATGGGTACATTTGTAGGTCACGACCATGATAATGATTACATCGGTAATTACCATGATATATATCTTGCATATGGCCGTTTCTCAGGAGGAAATACTGAGTATAATAATCTAGGAAAGAACGGATGCCGTGTGATAGAGCTAAAGGAAGGTAAACGGGAATTTTCTACATATATCCGTCTGTTGGGTGGAGAGATATTGTATCCGGTAGAGTACCCGAAAACATTCTCCAATAAGTAA
- a CDS encoding ATP-binding cassette domain-containing protein, with product MMYLETQDIVKQYGDYTALNGVSVQVPKGCIYGLLGPNGAGKSSLIRIINRITAPDQGKVFINGRESVADDIFNIGYLPEERGLYKKMKVGEHIIFLARLRGLSVEDAHEKTQHWLRKFDILSWENKKVEELSKGMQQKIQFIATVIHEPELYILDEPFSGFDPVNAELLKNELLELKAKGKTIILSTHNMESVEALCDEISLINKSKVVLQGNVKEIRAQYRKHIFRLNVSGDSFDMESAHFTILSQSVDKSSVEVRIQRNDEASNSDLLQEVARKYEIISFEEELPSMNDIFIQAVSNR from the coding sequence ATGATGTATCTTGAAACGCAGGATATCGTAAAACAGTACGGAGACTATACCGCCCTTAACGGAGTAAGTGTGCAGGTACCCAAAGGCTGTATTTATGGATTACTGGGGCCGAATGGGGCCGGCAAATCGTCTCTTATTCGCATAATAAACAGAATAACAGCTCCCGATCAGGGAAAAGTCTTTATCAATGGCAGGGAATCTGTTGCCGATGACATTTTTAATATAGGTTACCTCCCCGAAGAAAGAGGCCTGTATAAGAAGATGAAAGTAGGGGAGCATATTATTTTCCTCGCCCGCCTGAGAGGTCTGTCAGTTGAAGATGCGCATGAGAAAACCCAGCATTGGCTTCGCAAGTTCGATATTCTGTCATGGGAAAACAAAAAGGTAGAAGAGTTATCGAAAGGGATGCAGCAAAAAATACAGTTCATTGCCACTGTAATACACGAACCTGAATTGTATATCCTTGACGAACCTTTCAGCGGATTCGACCCGGTAAACGCAGAGTTGCTTAAAAATGAACTTCTGGAGTTGAAAGCAAAGGGTAAAACCATTATACTGTCTACCCACAATATGGAATCGGTAGAAGCGCTTTGTGACGAAATATCCCTGATCAATAAATCGAAAGTTGTATTGCAGGGCAATGTGAAAGAGATACGCGCGCAATATAGAAAACATATTTTCAGACTCAATGTATCAGGCGATAGCTTCGATATGGAATCTGCCCATTTTACCATATTGTCACAGTCTGTTGATAAAAGCTCAGTGGAAGTACGCATCCAGCGAAATGACGAAGCGTCCAACTCTGATCTGCTACAGGAAGTTGCCCGGAAATATGAGATCATTTCTTTTGAGGAAGAATTACCTTCTATGAATGATATTTTTATTCAAGCAGTAAGCAATAGATGA
- a CDS encoding ABC transporter permease, which produces MKALKLIIAREFSSRVKTKAFILTTLLTPFLFAAVVALPAAIAMLSDNDDIKKVYVIDNTGLYSNMFESSKNYEFVQVSAADSTATGKEKGTALLQINGDLNQNPNAVTFFSEKQQPPRELTAYINDVLTEAVRNKKIDDFTSESNLEPQLVTNLQEILKSKDKIYISTIRWDETGKETETLGEIATVAGMALTFCMFFFIMMYGSMVMQSVVEEKSNRIIEVIISSVKPFDLMMGKIIGVGLVGLLQLIVWLVIGGGVMIAIKMVFGVNMDVSASVDAQQAMALMKSNNVEMTSFLNGFFSINWVQVAICLILYFTGGYLLFASLFAMFGSGANDSQEAQQLIMPVMIILMVAFYTGFAAARNPEGAMAFWCSLIPFTSPVVMMVRAPFEVPLWELGLSVALLFVTSVLMVKLAAKIYRVGILMYGKKVSFMEMLKWLKYK; this is translated from the coding sequence ATGAAAGCATTGAAATTAATTATAGCAAGAGAATTCTCGTCCAGGGTAAAGACAAAGGCTTTTATCCTGACTACATTATTGACTCCCTTCCTTTTTGCCGCTGTAGTTGCATTGCCAGCTGCCATAGCAATGCTGAGCGATAATGATGATATAAAAAAGGTTTATGTAATAGATAATACAGGATTATATTCCAACATGTTCGAATCGTCTAAAAACTATGAGTTTGTACAGGTATCTGCTGCTGACAGTACAGCGACAGGTAAGGAAAAGGGTACGGCGTTGTTGCAAATAAACGGGGATTTGAATCAGAATCCCAACGCAGTTACATTCTTCTCTGAAAAGCAACAGCCTCCCCGCGAATTGACGGCATATATAAATGATGTGTTGACCGAAGCGGTGAGAAACAAAAAAATTGATGACTTTACGTCAGAGAGCAATCTCGAACCGCAATTAGTAACTAATTTGCAGGAAATACTGAAATCTAAAGATAAAATCTATATCTCTACTATCCGTTGGGATGAGACAGGGAAAGAAACGGAAACTCTCGGCGAGATAGCTACTGTTGCCGGAATGGCGCTTACCTTCTGTATGTTTTTCTTTATCATGATGTACGGTTCTATGGTGATGCAGAGTGTGGTAGAGGAAAAAAGCAACCGCATAATCGAAGTGATCATTTCTTCGGTTAAGCCTTTCGACCTGATGATGGGTAAAATAATAGGAGTGGGACTTGTCGGGCTTCTTCAACTGATTGTATGGCTTGTTATAGGCGGAGGTGTAATGATTGCCATTAAGATGGTTTTCGGCGTTAATATGGATGTGAGCGCCTCTGTGGATGCACAACAGGCAATGGCATTAATGAAAAGCAACAATGTTGAGATGACTTCTTTCCTTAATGGCTTTTTCAGCATCAACTGGGTACAGGTTGCAATATGTCTTATCCTCTATTTTACAGGGGGGTATCTCCTGTTCGCATCCTTGTTTGCTATGTTTGGTTCGGGAGCGAATGATTCGCAGGAGGCCCAGCAACTTATCATGCCTGTTATGATTATACTGATGGTAGCGTTTTATACAGGTTTTGCGGCCGCCCGCAATCCGGAAGGGGCTATGGCCTTCTGGTGCTCATTGATTCCGTTCACTTCTCCTGTGGTGATGATGGTCCGCGCTCCGTTCGAAGTGCCTTTGTGGGAACTGGGATTGTCTGTTGCGTTATTGTTCGTCACATCCGTCCTGATGGTAAAACTGGCTGCTAAAATATACCGCGTCGGGATACTGATGTATGGTAAGAAGGTTTCTTTTATGGAAATGCTGAAATGGCTGAAGTATAAATAA